The following nucleotide sequence is from Tardiphaga sp. 709.
CCGCGATCGGATCGCGCTGGATAGCGCCCTGATGCAGGATCTCGACGCGCGCGCCTTCGGTGAAGCCCATTTCCAGCAGATGCCGTTCAAGCTCGTGGCCGCTCTCGGCAGCGCCTGCGATATCGGGCTGCAACGCCACGATGGTCCCGATGAATCCGCGCGGCGCATTGCCGAGGCGCAATTCGTGTGTGGATGTTTCGGATGCAGTCTGGTGGACGGTCATGCCGACCTTGTCGAGCAGCGTCCTGACAAGGTCAAGACAAACGCACGTATGTTATTAGAATGATTATAAAGAGGCGCTCCGGCACCGCTTACGATGCGCCCGCGGACTGCTCGTTCACCACCCGCTGCTGAATCTTCACCAGTTCTGCATAGATGCCGCCTTGCGCGATCAATTCGTCATTGGAGCCCTGCTCGGCCACGACGCCGTCTTTCAGCACGATGATCTTGTCGGCGTCACGAATGGTTGAAAGCCGATGCGCGATCATGATGACGGTGCGGCCTTGCATCAACCGGCGCAGCGCCTCGATCACCAGCGCCTCGGATTCCGGATCGAGCGCCGCGGTCGGCTCGTCCAGGATCATGATCGGGCTGTTGCGCACCACCGCACGCGCGATGCCGATGCGCTGGCGCTGGCCGCCGGACAGCGTGTCGCCGCGCTCGCCGACCATGGAGTCGTAACCGTGTGGCATACGGCTGATGAACTCGTCGGCATTGGCGATCTTCGCGGCGGCGACGATCTCGTCATCGGTGGCGCCGGGCCGGCCATAGGCGATGTTCTCGCGGATGGTGCCGCGGAACAGCACTGTCTCCTGCAGCACAAAGCCGACCTGGGCGCGGAGGGCGGACAGTTTGTAGTCGGCGACATCGACGCCATCGATCAGCACGCGCCCCGATGTCGCGTCGTAGAAGCGCGGGATCAGGCTGAGCACCGTGGATTTGCCGGAGCCGGTCGGCCCGACCACGCCGACAATCTGTCCGGGTTCGATATGGAGCGAAACATCGCGGAGCACGCTGGACTCCTCGCTATAAGCGAAGGCGACCTTCTCGAAGGTGATGGCGCCCTTGGCGCGGCCTGGATCGACGGCACCCGGTTTCTCCATGATCACATCATCGGCGGCCAGGATGTTCTGGATCCGCTCCAGTGCCACGGTGGTTTGCGCGATCGCGCTGGTCATGCTGGCGAGGTCCTTCACCGGTTTGAAGAACTGCGCGAGATAAGCGAGGTACACGGTGAGCGCGCCTGCGGTCATCGTACCGGCAACGATCAGCGACGTGCCTTTCCACAGCACGATGGCCGTGCAGAACGCCACCACGATGCTGACCACGGGCGAGAGCAACGACTTCACCTGACGCGCCTTCATGGCGGCCTCGACCGTTGCATGGCTGGCGGCTTCCAGCCGTGCCAGTTCGAGATCCTGCCTGCCGAACGCCGTGACTGCGCGCACCTGGCCGAGACCCTGCTGGACTACGGCAACGATCTCGCTCTGCCGTTGCCGTACCGTGCGCGTCACTTCCTTCACGGCGCGCTTGAAATGGAACACGAAGGCGATCAGGAACGGCGTGATGCCGAGCGCGATCAGCGTAAAATCCCAGTCGAGCCAGAACATCAGCCCGATCATGAAGACGATGGTGATCAAGTCGAGCAGGATATCCAGCGTCGACGATGAGGCGAAGTTCTGCAGTGTCGTCACGTCTGTGGTGATCGTGGACATCAGGGCGCCGGTCTTGGCCTTGTCGTAATAGCGCAGCGACAGCCGATGCAGATGCGCATAGATGCGGATGCGCAGGTCGTTGGCCACCCACTGGCCGACCGATGTCGAATAGTAATTGTCGATGTAAGTGGCGATCGCACCGATCACGGCGATGACCAGCGTGGCGATGCCGGCGAACACTGCGACGCCGAGCGTGTGGCGGCCGATGCCGTAGTCATGGGCCCAGTCCAGCCAGGCGGGCAGGTGATGGCTGCCCAGCGCGTCATCGAGCACCAGTTTCAGCGGCCAGGGCGCGGCCAGGCTCATGGCGATCTCGACCAGCATGGCGAGGAAGACGATGATCAGCCAGCCGCGATAGGGCCGGAGCATCTCGAGTACCAGACGAGTCATCGAACATTGTCTCCAGCAACACGGCCAGACCGGGAATCATGAGCGGTCCGGGCGGCCGCAGTATATAGCCGCCGTCGGTTAGCGGGTCTTAACTGTAGTCGGGTACAGATGGATTTTTGCTGACAGCCCGCGCATTGTGGCATGCGGGCAGGAGCGTCAGTTAATTTGGCAGGGCTGCGCAGGACCGAACATGAACGTGCGATCCGTTGCTTTCCCGTTCTGGGGCAGGGTGCTTCTGCTGGCCGGCATCCTCGGTCTGGTGGTGGGCGGCGGCCTTCTGACCTGGCGCTATATCGAGCGTCCGACCGTGCTCAAGCTGGCGGTCGGGTCGATCGATGGCGAAGCCGGCAAGACGGCCTCGATCATCGCCAGCCATTTCGCCACCAGGAAATCGCCGATTCGGCTGGATTTCGAGACCTTCGGCAACGCGGTCGATGCGGGCAAGGCATTCTCCTCCGGCAAGGTCGATCTCGCTGTGGTCCGGGCCGATGTCGGCGATCTCTCCGAGGCGCGCGCCGTTGCCGTCATGGCCAAGGCGGTGGTCATGCTGATCGCGCCTCCTGGCTCGAAAATCACCAGTGTGGAGGGCCTGCGCGGCCGCACCGTCGGTGTGGTGGGCGGTGAGGTCAATCGCAAGCTGGTCGATGCGCTCACCAAGCAATACGACCTGACGAGCGCCAGGGTCACATTCAAGAATCTTGAGGTCAGCGATACCCGGCGCGCGGTGGAAGCCAAGGAAGTCGGCGCCCTGCTGGTGGTGATCCCGCTGACCGAGAAGTATCTGTCTCAGGTGCGCGGTCTGTTCAAAACCGGCGCGCCGGTGTTGATCCCGATCGACGCCGCCGGCGCCATTGCCGATGCCAATGGCGCTTATGAAAGCTTCGACATTCCGAAAGGGTCGCTCCGCGGCGCGCCGCCCGTCCCGGATGATGACGTGACAACGCTTCGGGTCAGTTACTATCTGGTCGCGAACAAGAAGCTCCATTCCAGCCTGATCGCGCGTCTGACCGAAATGGTGATCGCGGCGCGCCGCGATCTGATCGCCGGGCAACCGCAACTGGCCGGTATCGCCGCTGCCGACACCGATCCCGATGCCTTTATCCCCATCCATCCCGGCGCTGCTGCCTACTACAACGGTACCGAGCAGAGCTTCATGGACAAATACGGCGACGACATCTATCTCGCCCCCATGCTCCTTGGCGCCCTCGCCTCCGTGCTGGCTGCCGCCTGGAAATTCCTCGGCATCCGGCCGCCCGACCACCGTGAGGCGACACTTAATGCACTTTATGCATTGCCGCGACGGATCCGGGCGGCGGCGGACGATGCGGAACTGTGCGCGATCGAGCAGGAGGTCGACGATCTTCTCAGCGCGCAATTGGCGAAGACCATGCGCAATGACGAAGATGCACTTGAAATGGCGACGCTGGTCTCTTCGGCACAGCGTCTCGACAATCTCATCCATCATCGCCGTTCGGCGCTGGCGCGGGCCCCATTTTCTGCCGCGCCGCATTCAAGTATAGAGTCGGAGACGTAGTTCCAGGCCATGACGCTGTTTTGCAGAACCACCAGCCGTTTGCGGGCACCTTTATTTCTCGCGAGAGGTCAATCATGACGCATAACCTGCTCGTGTTTCCGGATGACACCGCGCAGTGCATCATCGATCCGATCAGGGCCGCAAAGCGCAGCCTGAACATCCGGATGTTCCTGTTCACCGATCCGACGCTGCTGCATGAGGTGATCGCGGCGAAGCGGCGCGGCGTCAAAGTGCGCGTCATGCTCAATCCGGCCCGGCGCAATGGCGAGAGCGAGAATAGCGAAACCGCCGCGGCGCTGGCTGCGGCCGGAGTCGAGGTCCGTGACAGCAATCCGGCCTTCGCGCTGACCCATCAGAAGTCGATGGTGATCGATCATGAGTGGGGCTTCGTCGAGTCGCTGAACTGGGAGACCCGCGATCTCACCGAGACGCGCGACTACGCGGTGACCACGACCAAGAAGCTTGAGATTTCCGAGATGGTGGATTGCTTCGAGGCCGACTGGGCGAAGCAGGATTTCGTACCGAACCCGGACTCGCAACTGATCTGGTGTCCGAATAATGGCCGCGAGCGGATCGGTGCTTTCATCGATTCCGCGCGGGGCACGCTCTGGATCCAGAACGAGCGTTATCAGGACACGGACATCATCGAGCGGCTGGTTCGCGCGGTGCTGCGCGGCGTTCAGGTCCATATCATGGCGCGGCAGCCGCATAAGCTGAAGAAGAACAAGCTGATCGAGGGTATCGGGGGGCTGCGCATCATGCATGACGTCGGCGCCAAGGTGCACCGGCTCAATGATATGAAGCTGCACGGCAAGATGCTGTTGGCCGACGAGGAACGCGCTATAGTCGGTTCGATCAATCTCACGCCGGGCAGTTTTGACGATCGCCGCGAACTGGCCATTGAGACCGATGCGCACCATGTTGTGAAGCGTCTAGTCGAGACCTCACATCACGACTGGAAACATTCGCGCAAGCTCGACCTCTCCGACGAGGCGGTTCAGGCGGATCTGGAAAAACACGGCATCCGGCAGTAGCGCGTTGTCCCTCAGCGCCGATCCGGCCGCGGCGATTGCCGGGCTCGGGGCTGCACAGGTTTCCTTTCCGCGCGGCGAGCATATTCCGTGGCCAGGTTCAGCAACCGTTCGCGAACCACGGGGTCATCAATCTCCCGCGCCAGCTTTTCGCAGCGCTCGGCCTGCTCTCTGAAATATGCGGCTTCGCTAGGCAACTTTGTCGTTTTCCATGGGCAGTGCGGGGTGCAGGAACATCGCCGAGAGCTGATCCTTGATTTCCAGGACACGCGGCGATGTCATACCCGGGCGAATGCAGAGCAGCGCTTTGATGGTCGGAAGCTCCGGCAAGTAATAGTCCCTGGCCCAGACCAGTCCCGGCGGAATGATCCGGCTGGGAACAGCCGTCAGTCCAATGCCGGCTTCGACGGCGGCTTTCTTCGCGCTGTAGTCCTGACTGCTGAAGGCAATCCGATAGGAAAGGCCATGCCGCGTGAGCGTATGAATCATCCAGTCGTCATTGGTCCAGGTGA
It contains:
- a CDS encoding TAXI family TRAP transporter solute-binding subunit, which gives rise to MNVRSVAFPFWGRVLLLAGILGLVVGGGLLTWRYIERPTVLKLAVGSIDGEAGKTASIIASHFATRKSPIRLDFETFGNAVDAGKAFSSGKVDLAVVRADVGDLSEARAVAVMAKAVVMLIAPPGSKITSVEGLRGRTVGVVGGEVNRKLVDALTKQYDLTSARVTFKNLEVSDTRRAVEAKEVGALLVVIPLTEKYLSQVRGLFKTGAPVLIPIDAAGAIADANGAYESFDIPKGSLRGAPPVPDDDVTTLRVSYYLVANKKLHSSLIARLTEMVIAARRDLIAGQPQLAGIAAADTDPDAFIPIHPGAAAYYNGTEQSFMDKYGDDIYLAPMLLGALASVLAAAWKFLGIRPPDHREATLNALYALPRRIRAAADDAELCAIEQEVDDLLSAQLAKTMRNDEDALEMATLVSSAQRLDNLIHHRRSALARAPFSAAPHSSIESET
- a CDS encoding FeoA family protein; this translates as MTVHQTASETSTHELRLGNAPRGFIGTIVALQPDIAGAAESGHELERHLLEMGFTEGARVEILHQGAIQRDPIAVRVDDITIAVRRREAMAVVVK
- a CDS encoding ABC transporter ATP-binding protein, coding for MTRLVLEMLRPYRGWLIIVFLAMLVEIAMSLAAPWPLKLVLDDALGSHHLPAWLDWAHDYGIGRHTLGVAVFAGIATLVIAVIGAIATYIDNYYSTSVGQWVANDLRIRIYAHLHRLSLRYYDKAKTGALMSTITTDVTTLQNFASSSTLDILLDLITIVFMIGLMFWLDWDFTLIALGITPFLIAFVFHFKRAVKEVTRTVRQRQSEIVAVVQQGLGQVRAVTAFGRQDLELARLEAASHATVEAAMKARQVKSLLSPVVSIVVAFCTAIVLWKGTSLIVAGTMTAGALTVYLAYLAQFFKPVKDLASMTSAIAQTTVALERIQNILAADDVIMEKPGAVDPGRAKGAITFEKVAFAYSEESSVLRDVSLHIEPGQIVGVVGPTGSGKSTVLSLIPRFYDATSGRVLIDGVDVADYKLSALRAQVGFVLQETVLFRGTIRENIAYGRPGATDDEIVAAAKIANADEFISRMPHGYDSMVGERGDTLSGGQRQRIGIARAVVRNSPIMILDEPTAALDPESEALVIEALRRLMQGRTVIMIAHRLSTIRDADKIIVLKDGVVAEQGSNDELIAQGGIYAELVKIQQRVVNEQSAGAS
- a CDS encoding phospholipase D-like domain-containing protein, with product MTHNLLVFPDDTAQCIIDPIRAAKRSLNIRMFLFTDPTLLHEVIAAKRRGVKVRVMLNPARRNGESENSETAAALAAAGVEVRDSNPAFALTHQKSMVIDHEWGFVESLNWETRDLTETRDYAVTTTKKLEISEMVDCFEADWAKQDFVPNPDSQLIWCPNNGRERIGAFIDSARGTLWIQNERYQDTDIIERLVRAVLRGVQVHIMARQPHKLKKNKLIEGIGGLRIMHDVGAKVHRLNDMKLHGKMLLADEERAIVGSINLTPGSFDDRRELAIETDAHHVVKRLVETSHHDWKHSRKLDLSDEAVQADLEKHGIRQ